One stretch of Siphonobacter curvatus DNA includes these proteins:
- a CDS encoding dihydrofolate reductase — protein sequence MKITLVAAMDEHRLIGNHGILPWPFLPNDHAHVERLIAGKKTIMGRKSYDTPDRIWSKAGNIVVTSQPNYQVDPGFLVMNSIEEALDYYKNEEEVMVLGGAQIYSETLPKAHVLELTLIHGQFKGDAYFPEFSTDVFDLIHRQDHPQDDKHSVAYSFLTYQRR from the coding sequence ATGAAAATTACCCTTGTAGCCGCCATGGATGAGCATCGACTCATCGGTAATCATGGAATTCTCCCCTGGCCTTTTCTACCCAATGATCACGCCCATGTGGAACGACTGATTGCGGGTAAGAAAACTATTATGGGTCGGAAAAGCTACGACACGCCGGATCGCATTTGGTCCAAAGCCGGGAATATCGTTGTAACGAGTCAGCCCAATTATCAGGTTGACCCTGGATTTTTGGTGATGAACAGTATTGAGGAAGCTCTGGACTACTACAAAAATGAAGAAGAAGTGATGGTACTGGGCGGGGCTCAGATTTATTCGGAAACGCTTCCTAAAGCCCATGTGCTGGAACTTACCCTCATTCATGGCCAATTCAAGGGAGACGCGTATTTCCCTGAGTTTAGTACGGATGTCTTTGACCTAATCCACCGTCAAGATCATCCACAAGACGATAAACATTCCGTTGCCTACTCTTTTCTTACCTATCAGCGTAGATAA
- a CDS encoding AlbA family DNA-binding domain-containing protein — MKDGWSGMAEKTATRSVRGTMDLRALKELVKKGENERLEFKLKANHPEKIIREVVAFANTQGGILLVGVGDDKSIPGLKFADDDEFILCRALEKYCFPAIEYTLERVYVENEREVLVFRIPRSQQRPHYVSLDPAQQEKKTYVRVNDRSIQASKEVRQILKWEDRVQDVKFKYGHKEEVLMKYLGDHPGITVQLFSQIAHIPMWMASKTLITLTLANVLRIRPDENADQFIMAA; from the coding sequence ATGAAGGATGGCTGGTCGGGAATGGCGGAAAAAACTGCCACCCGCAGTGTACGAGGCACGATGGATCTTCGAGCCTTGAAAGAACTGGTGAAGAAAGGAGAAAACGAGCGGCTGGAATTTAAGCTAAAAGCGAACCATCCTGAGAAGATTATCCGCGAGGTGGTGGCTTTTGCAAATACCCAGGGTGGCATTCTGTTAGTAGGCGTCGGTGACGATAAGTCGATACCGGGTTTGAAGTTCGCTGACGATGATGAATTCATCTTGTGCCGGGCCCTCGAAAAATATTGCTTTCCTGCAATTGAATATACCCTTGAACGTGTCTACGTAGAAAATGAACGCGAAGTGCTCGTGTTCCGCATTCCGCGTAGCCAGCAGCGTCCCCATTACGTTAGTCTAGATCCGGCTCAGCAGGAAAAGAAGACGTATGTACGCGTTAATGATCGTTCCATTCAAGCCAGCAAAGAAGTGCGGCAAATTTTGAAATGGGAAGATCGGGTGCAGGACGTGAAATTCAAATATGGTCACAAAGAAGAAGTGCTGATGAAATACCTCGGTGATCATCCAGGGATTACGGTACAGCTTTTCTCGCAAATCGCTCATATTCCCATGTGGATGGCTTCTAAAACGTTGATTACGCTGACCTTAGCCAATGTACTACGGATTCGTCCCGACGAAAATGCGGATCAGTTCATTATGGCGGCGTAA
- a CDS encoding sterol desaturase family protein, producing the protein MEWVWNILIVLGTFLLMEAVAWSTHKYVMHGWLWSWHEDHHHPHTGFFEKNDYFAVVFATVAISLILIGSEVPSVRFLLWVGIGVTAYGLFYFIFHDIIVHRRVKIKFVARSRYMKRIMRAHYIHHKVHTKQGAQAFGFLYAPKKFEQEKM; encoded by the coding sequence ATGGAATGGGTTTGGAATATCCTGATTGTTCTAGGGACATTTTTACTAATGGAAGCAGTAGCCTGGTCGACGCATAAGTACGTTATGCACGGCTGGTTATGGTCTTGGCACGAGGACCATCATCATCCCCACACTGGCTTTTTTGAGAAGAACGATTATTTCGCCGTAGTGTTTGCCACGGTAGCTATTTCTTTAATTCTAATCGGTAGCGAAGTGCCTTCCGTGCGGTTTTTATTGTGGGTAGGAATTGGCGTGACAGCGTACGGACTTTTCTATTTCATCTTCCACGACATCATCGTACACCGGCGAGTGAAGATTAAGTTTGTAGCTCGTTCCCGCTATATGAAACGCATTATGCGGGCTCACTACATCCACCATAAAGTACACACCAAGCAAGGAGCTCAAGCCTTCGGCTTCCTATACGCTCCAAAAAAGTTTGAGCAGGAGAAAATGTAG
- the ffh gene encoding signal recognition particle protein, whose protein sequence is MFDNLQDKLNKAIRTLKGSGKITDVNVASTVKEIRRALTDADVNFKVAKDITDQIREEAIGQKIMIAVEPGQMLVKIVHDKLTELMGGQAESVNLKGSPAIVLIAGLQGSGKTTFTGKLAHNIKKQGRQVIVAACDIYRPAAIAQLQTLGEQIGVEVYAEPDNKNAVEIARNAVEYAKKNSKNVVIIDTAGRLAIDEAMMQEVENVKKAIEPTETLFVVDSMTGQDAVNTAKTFNDRLNFDGVVLTKLDGDSRGGAALSIRQVVSKPIKYMSTGEKMEDLDIFYPDRMASRILGMGDVLSLVERAQQAFDEEEANRINKQIRQNQFNFEDFYSQLQQIKKMGNIKDLMGMIPGLGGAIKDVDISNDSFKPIEAIISSMTLKERKNPDLIDGSRRRRIATGSGTSIQQVNNLMKQFEEMRKMMKTMNKVQDGKIKLPNMLKK, encoded by the coding sequence ATGTTTGATAATTTACAGGACAAGCTCAATAAAGCCATCCGCACCCTCAAAGGCAGCGGAAAGATTACCGATGTAAACGTGGCTTCCACGGTGAAAGAAATTCGCCGGGCTCTTACCGATGCCGACGTTAACTTTAAAGTAGCCAAAGATATTACGGATCAGATCCGGGAAGAAGCCATTGGTCAGAAGATCATGATCGCGGTGGAGCCCGGCCAGATGCTGGTAAAAATTGTACACGACAAGCTGACCGAACTCATGGGTGGTCAGGCGGAAAGTGTCAACCTCAAAGGTTCTCCTGCGATCGTCCTGATTGCTGGTCTACAAGGATCGGGTAAAACGACGTTTACGGGTAAGCTGGCCCATAACATTAAGAAACAGGGTCGTCAGGTGATTGTAGCGGCCTGTGACATCTATCGTCCGGCTGCTATTGCCCAGCTTCAGACCCTGGGTGAACAGATCGGCGTTGAAGTTTACGCGGAACCTGATAATAAGAACGCCGTTGAAATTGCCCGCAACGCCGTTGAGTACGCCAAGAAAAATTCCAAAAACGTAGTCATCATCGATACCGCAGGTCGTCTGGCGATTGATGAGGCCATGATGCAGGAAGTGGAAAACGTGAAGAAGGCCATTGAGCCGACGGAAACGCTTTTCGTCGTGGATTCGATGACGGGTCAGGATGCGGTAAATACGGCCAAGACGTTCAACGATCGTCTGAACTTCGACGGGGTTGTACTGACCAAGCTTGACGGGGATTCTCGCGGGGGTGCAGCCCTTTCGATCCGTCAGGTGGTGAGCAAGCCCATCAAGTACATGTCGACGGGTGAGAAAATGGAAGATCTCGACATTTTCTACCCCGATCGGATGGCCAGCCGGATTCTCGGTATGGGTGACGTGCTGTCGCTGGTTGAACGGGCTCAGCAGGCCTTCGACGAAGAAGAAGCGAACCGCATTAACAAGCAGATTCGTCAGAACCAGTTCAACTTCGAAGACTTCTACTCACAGCTTCAGCAAATCAAGAAGATGGGTAACATCAAGGATTTGATGGGTATGATTCCCGGTTTAGGCGGTGCGATTAAAGACGTAGACATCAGTAACGACTCGTTCAAGCCCATCGAAGCCATCATCAGTTCCATGACGCTGAAAGAACGCAAGAATCCCGATCTGATCGACGGTTCACGCCGCCGCCGGATTGCTACCGGTTCAGGTACGAGCATTCAGCAGGTAAACAACCTGATGAAACAGTTCGAGGAAATGCGGAAGATGATGAAGACCATGAACAAAGTACAGGACGGCAAAATCAAACTGCCGAATATGTTGAAGAAATAA
- a CDS encoding NADP-dependent isocitrate dehydrogenase has protein sequence MQKIKVANPVVELDGDEMTRIIWKFIKEKLILPYVDVDIKYYDLGIEYRDETNDQVTVDAANAIKQYGVGIKCATITPDEDRVKEFNLKQMWKSPNGTIRNILDGTVFREPIVMQNVPRLVTTWTSPIIVGRHAFGDQYRATDFVVPGKGKLTMKFEGEDGTVQEYEVFNFPGAGVAMGMYNLDESIAGFARSCFQVGLQKGWPVYLSTKNTILKKYDGRFRDVFQAVFDAEFAEKFKEAGITYEHRLIDDMVAAALKWSGSYVWACKNYDGDVQSDTVAQGFGSLGLMTSVLLTPDGSVMEAEAAHGTVTRHYREHQKGNRTSTNPIASIYAWTRGLAFRGKLDGNEELIRFATALEEVCVETVEAGKMTKDLAITIHGNKVNHGEHYLYTEEFLDELDKGLQAKLAK, from the coding sequence ATGCAGAAAATTAAAGTAGCGAACCCAGTCGTCGAACTCGACGGGGACGAAATGACCCGAATCATCTGGAAGTTTATCAAGGAAAAGCTGATTCTTCCCTACGTTGATGTCGATATCAAATACTACGATTTAGGTATTGAATACCGTGACGAAACGAATGATCAAGTGACGGTAGATGCTGCTAACGCCATCAAACAATACGGTGTTGGTATCAAATGTGCCACGATTACGCCCGACGAGGACCGCGTGAAGGAATTCAACCTGAAGCAAATGTGGAAATCGCCCAACGGAACGATCCGTAACATCCTCGATGGTACGGTATTCCGGGAGCCGATCGTAATGCAGAACGTTCCTCGTCTGGTAACCACCTGGACGTCTCCCATTATCGTTGGCCGTCACGCGTTCGGTGATCAGTACCGTGCTACGGATTTCGTTGTACCCGGAAAAGGTAAACTGACGATGAAATTCGAAGGTGAAGACGGAACGGTACAGGAATACGAAGTATTCAACTTCCCCGGAGCAGGGGTAGCCATGGGTATGTATAACCTCGATGAATCCATCGCTGGTTTTGCCCGTTCCTGCTTCCAGGTAGGTCTGCAAAAAGGTTGGCCCGTATACTTGTCTACGAAAAACACGATCTTGAAGAAATACGATGGTCGTTTCCGGGACGTATTCCAGGCAGTTTTCGATGCAGAATTTGCTGAGAAATTCAAAGAAGCGGGTATTACGTACGAACACCGTCTGATCGATGACATGGTAGCGGCAGCTCTGAAATGGAGCGGAAGCTACGTATGGGCTTGTAAGAACTACGACGGCGACGTGCAGTCGGATACCGTTGCTCAGGGCTTTGGCTCACTCGGTCTGATGACTTCTGTACTGCTGACGCCCGATGGCTCCGTTATGGAAGCGGAGGCGGCTCACGGTACCGTAACGCGTCACTACCGCGAACACCAAAAAGGAAACCGTACGTCAACGAACCCGATTGCTTCGATCTACGCCTGGACGCGTGGTCTGGCCTTCCGCGGTAAACTCGACGGCAACGAAGAACTGATCCGTTTTGCTACGGCTCTGGAAGAAGTTTGCGTAGAAACCGTAGAAGCGGGTAAAATGACCAAGGATTTGGCCATCACCATCCACGGTAACAAAGTAAACCACGGCGAGCATTACCTGTACACGGAAGAATTCCTGGACGAGCTTGACAAAGGCTTACAGGCGAAACTGGCGAAGTAA
- a CDS encoding putative sugar nucleotidyl transferase translates to MINYVLFDGPKIRPHLLPLVFTRPMAELRVGIRTITEKWTDWLGVKPTHYTQPYLQGKYPYKKSSDTIYLHGGLCPNERLVRSLEQLKPGEALLQGPILLAVRAKHIALEDLVHDNPNFQKQYYWDKVTVIQRLPDLVVHNGEQIKTDFDRITAGRTSEPITDRFTAYYNEEQIFIEEGVQIRSAILNAENGPIYLGKDVQVQDGVIIQGPFAALEGAVINLGGKMRKSTTIGPHCKVGGEVSMSILMGHSNKGHDGFLGNSYLAEWCNLGANTNNSNLKNDYGNVKLYDYTTKQLEDTGRQFVGLFMGDYSKAGISTMFNTGTVVGINVNLFGAGFPPKHIPSFSWGGADTGFEPYRFSKAVDVARNTMDRRGRLFTEEEEDIWRAVYALEQNEIPHVPDVDED, encoded by the coding sequence ATGATCAATTACGTACTCTTTGACGGCCCGAAAATTCGCCCTCATTTGTTACCGCTGGTATTCACCCGGCCTATGGCTGAGCTGCGGGTCGGTATTCGGACCATCACAGAAAAATGGACTGACTGGTTAGGAGTAAAACCCACCCATTATACGCAACCGTATTTGCAGGGAAAGTATCCCTACAAAAAAAGCTCGGACACGATTTATCTGCACGGCGGACTCTGTCCGAACGAACGGCTGGTACGTTCGCTGGAACAGCTCAAACCCGGCGAAGCCTTATTACAGGGACCTATCTTGCTGGCCGTTCGGGCTAAACATATAGCCCTGGAAGATCTCGTACACGACAATCCAAATTTTCAGAAACAGTACTATTGGGATAAAGTAACCGTCATTCAGCGACTGCCGGATTTAGTCGTACACAACGGCGAGCAAATCAAGACGGATTTCGATCGGATTACAGCGGGTCGTACCAGTGAACCCATTACGGATCGATTCACGGCGTACTACAATGAAGAACAAATCTTTATTGAAGAAGGTGTGCAAATCCGCTCAGCTATACTTAATGCCGAAAATGGTCCGATCTATTTGGGCAAAGATGTTCAGGTGCAGGATGGTGTAATCATTCAGGGCCCCTTCGCGGCTCTGGAAGGAGCGGTGATTAATCTAGGTGGAAAAATGCGGAAGAGTACCACCATTGGTCCTCATTGCAAAGTAGGAGGCGAAGTCAGTATGAGTATTCTGATGGGTCACTCCAATAAAGGACACGACGGTTTTCTCGGGAATTCTTACCTCGCCGAATGGTGTAACCTGGGAGCCAATACCAATAACTCCAATCTGAAAAACGATTACGGGAACGTAAAACTGTACGACTATACCACCAAACAATTGGAGGATACGGGTCGGCAATTCGTGGGTCTGTTCATGGGCGATTACTCGAAGGCGGGCATTTCGACCATGTTCAATACCGGAACCGTGGTTGGTATCAATGTCAATCTCTTCGGAGCAGGTTTTCCTCCCAAGCATATACCTTCCTTTAGTTGGGGCGGGGCTGATACCGGATTTGAACCCTACCGCTTCTCGAAGGCCGTAGACGTGGCTCGTAACACGATGGACCGCCGAGGTCGTCTGTTTACCGAAGAGGAAGAAGACATCTGGAGAGCCGTCTATGCTCTCGAACAAAACGAAATTCCTCACGTACCGGATGTGGACGAAGACTAA
- a CDS encoding NAD(P)H-binding protein, giving the protein MNAKTALIIGATGLVGNYLIFKLLQSDRYENVITLVRRPMHLKHPKLDERIVDFDNLTRQDVSGANDVFCCLGTTIRQAGSQEAFRKVDFVYPVEVGKLALQAGATQYLLVSSIGANAQSSIFYSRTKGQVEAAIGELGYRSYTVFRPATLLGKRKQFRLGEEVGKVLDFALSPLTLLIPPLRKYKGIQASKVASAMLNIADQEVPGQHILESDALQRF; this is encoded by the coding sequence ATGAATGCGAAGACAGCCCTTATCATCGGAGCCACCGGTTTAGTAGGCAACTATTTAATTTTCAAACTCTTACAATCGGATCGGTATGAGAACGTCATTACATTGGTACGTCGTCCGATGCACCTAAAACACCCTAAACTCGACGAACGTATCGTTGATTTCGATAACCTTACACGGCAGGATGTATCGGGGGCCAACGATGTTTTTTGCTGTTTAGGTACGACTATTCGTCAGGCTGGTTCGCAGGAAGCGTTTCGAAAAGTTGATTTTGTATATCCCGTAGAGGTGGGTAAGCTGGCCCTTCAGGCCGGAGCAACGCAGTATCTACTCGTATCGTCCATCGGAGCGAACGCCCAGTCTTCGATTTTTTACAGCCGAACCAAAGGGCAGGTGGAAGCGGCCATTGGCGAATTAGGCTACCGCAGCTATACCGTTTTCCGGCCCGCTACCCTACTCGGTAAACGAAAGCAATTTCGCCTCGGTGAAGAGGTAGGTAAAGTACTTGACTTTGCACTTTCGCCCCTTACGTTGCTCATTCCGCCCTTACGCAAGTATAAAGGCATTCAGGCTAGTAAAGTAGCATCGGCCATGCTGAATATAGCTGACCAGGAAGTTCCCGGCCAGCATATTCTTGAATCCGACGCCTTGCAGCGATTTTGA
- the sucD gene encoding succinate--CoA ligase subunit alpha produces MSVLVNKDSKIIVQGFTGSEGTFHAQQMIEYGTQVVGGVTPGKGGQKHLDRPVFNTVADAVKETGADVSIIFVPPAFAADAIMEAADAGIKVIVTITEGIPVKDMVAVKEYVQGKDLRLIGPNCPGVITADECKVGIMPGFIFKKGTIGLVSKSGTLTYEAVDQLTKAGLGQTTAIGIGGDPIIGTTTKEAVELLMNDPETEAIVMIGEIGGGMEAEAAYWIKETGNKKPVVGFIAGQTAPKGRRMGHAGAIVGGADDTAEAKMRIMRECGLYVAESPAVIGETMLKALADQKVNA; encoded by the coding sequence ATGAGTGTATTAGTTAACAAAGATTCAAAAATCATTGTACAAGGCTTTACGGGTTCGGAAGGTACCTTCCATGCCCAGCAAATGATTGAATATGGTACTCAGGTTGTTGGCGGTGTAACGCCCGGCAAAGGAGGCCAGAAACACCTGGACCGTCCCGTATTCAACACGGTTGCTGATGCGGTGAAAGAAACGGGTGCTGACGTATCCATCATCTTTGTACCCCCGGCTTTCGCGGCTGACGCCATTATGGAAGCGGCTGACGCAGGCATCAAAGTAATCGTAACAATCACGGAGGGTATCCCCGTGAAAGATATGGTTGCCGTAAAAGAATACGTACAAGGCAAAGATCTGCGTCTGATCGGACCTAACTGTCCTGGCGTTATCACGGCGGATGAATGTAAAGTAGGTATCATGCCTGGCTTTATCTTCAAAAAAGGAACGATCGGTCTGGTATCAAAATCAGGTACGCTCACGTACGAAGCCGTAGATCAATTGACGAAAGCAGGTTTAGGCCAAACAACGGCTATTGGAATCGGCGGTGACCCCATCATCGGTACGACGACGAAAGAAGCCGTTGAGTTGTTGATGAACGATCCCGAAACCGAAGCCATCGTTATGATCGGTGAAATCGGTGGTGGTATGGAAGCAGAAGCTGCTTACTGGATCAAAGAAACCGGTAACAAAAAGCCCGTAGTTGGTTTCATCGCGGGTCAAACGGCTCCCAAAGGTCGCCGGATGGGTCACGCAGGTGCCATCGTTGGTGGTGCTGATGATACCGCTGAAGCAAAAATGCGAATCATGCGTGAATGCGGTCTGTACGTAGCGGAATCGCCTGCCGTCATTGGCGAGACGATGCTGAAAGCATTGGCTGATCAGAAAGTAAACGCATAA
- a CDS encoding DUF4271 domain-containing protein has product MGSLLTHRLHCFLLFFLCFLAGSTFAQTTGPEEGYFLVHDFRNDWRVYDEGMKAYVPYIREIHQDYGSYSVILDLAQNRHYYLLYRSNQENYLFINGSLQKQLPIDKWTVFKLDSLYKAYPDHRVLLTLYGPQSGIEQKTLQIGHKVAAGQKPIYVSESFLQARPRDTSPFENFYVLAALLLLVAYATLYQLFPRGFIRYLSIKDLLTIQTREGAALVTRGLFEVANLLFLLLISFLISYLYQLIRHRGIDLFQSQDLFSYEESLGKLFLYFFVIGILIFIVFIFKYLMINILGHIYRFDKIVNIHFFKSIQASAIFYTFLSLGMLLMLNSFPSLTFHWDTLLVIPITGFYIGRLLLLYFSINKLSDAKNLYLFSYLCIVELVPFIIGLKFAL; this is encoded by the coding sequence GTGGGTAGTCTTCTAACCCACAGGCTTCACTGTTTTTTGCTTTTCTTCCTGTGTTTCCTGGCGGGTTCGACGTTTGCTCAGACGACGGGGCCGGAGGAAGGCTATTTCCTCGTACACGATTTTCGCAATGACTGGCGAGTCTACGACGAAGGAATGAAGGCCTACGTTCCCTACATTCGCGAAATTCACCAAGACTACGGATCATACAGCGTCATTCTTGATTTAGCCCAGAACCGACATTACTACCTGCTCTATCGCTCCAATCAGGAAAATTACTTATTTATCAATGGTTCCTTGCAAAAGCAGCTGCCCATTGATAAATGGACCGTTTTTAAGCTCGATAGTCTGTACAAAGCCTATCCTGACCATCGAGTTCTGCTGACTTTGTATGGGCCGCAGTCAGGCATCGAACAAAAGACTTTACAGATTGGGCATAAGGTAGCGGCGGGTCAGAAGCCTATTTACGTATCGGAATCGTTTTTACAGGCCCGGCCGCGGGATACCTCGCCATTTGAAAACTTTTACGTACTGGCGGCTCTCTTGCTATTAGTCGCTTACGCAACGCTGTACCAGCTTTTCCCTCGGGGCTTTATTCGGTATTTGAGTATCAAAGATTTACTGACCATCCAAACGCGGGAGGGAGCCGCTTTGGTTACGCGTGGATTATTTGAAGTCGCAAACTTGCTATTCCTGCTATTGATTAGTTTCCTAATCTCTTATCTGTATCAACTCATTCGGCACCGCGGGATCGATCTATTCCAATCCCAGGATTTGTTTTCGTACGAGGAAAGTTTAGGAAAACTCTTCCTATATTTCTTTGTTATCGGTATTTTGATCTTCATTGTGTTTATCTTTAAGTATTTAATGATCAATATTTTAGGTCACATTTACCGATTTGATAAGATTGTAAACATTCACTTTTTTAAGTCTATTCAGGCTTCAGCGATCTTTTATACCTTTTTGAGTCTTGGAATGCTACTCATGCTAAATAGCTTTCCATCGCTTACTTTTCACTGGGATACGTTACTGGTTATACCTATAACGGGCTTTTATATTGGGCGTTTATTGTTATTGTACTTTTCCATTAATAAATTGTCTGATGCTAAAAATCTCTACTTATTTTCTTACCTTTGCATCGTTGAATTGGTTCCATTCATCATTGGGCTCAAGTTTGCTCTCTGA
- a CDS encoding uroporphyrinogen-III synthase gives MSETTNKTDERLTKVSSILVTQARPADEKSPYFDLARDYNIKVDFRPFIEVNGVSYKDFRKQKIDIMAHTAIIFTSRNAVDHFFRICKEAKLEMPPEMKYFCVTEQTANYLQKYIVIRKRKIFVGQKTAADLLDLIKKHKTEKFLFPCSDKRRNDIPGFMVSNDIHLTEAVMYETGSADLSDLEEVFYDIICFFSPSGVKSLFDNFPDFKQNKTRIAALGPTTAKAVIEANLILDIEAPMPNAPSMTGALDLYIKKANGLK, from the coding sequence ATGAGTGAAACGACGAACAAGACGGACGAACGGCTCACGAAAGTTTCCAGCATTCTAGTGACGCAAGCTCGTCCTGCCGACGAGAAATCCCCCTACTTTGACTTAGCCCGGGATTACAACATCAAGGTTGACTTTCGGCCTTTCATTGAGGTAAACGGAGTTTCCTACAAGGACTTCCGCAAGCAGAAAATTGATATTATGGCTCATACGGCTATTATTTTTACTAGCCGTAATGCTGTGGATCACTTTTTCCGCATTTGTAAGGAAGCCAAACTGGAAATGCCTCCCGAAATGAAGTATTTCTGCGTAACCGAACAAACGGCGAATTACCTGCAGAAATACATCGTAATCCGGAAGCGTAAGATTTTCGTTGGGCAGAAAACGGCTGCTGATCTGCTGGACTTGATCAAAAAGCACAAAACGGAGAAATTTCTGTTTCCCTGTTCTGACAAGCGTCGGAACGATATCCCCGGTTTCATGGTGTCCAATGATATTCACCTGACCGAAGCGGTGATGTACGAAACGGGATCAGCGGACTTATCGGATCTGGAAGAGGTTTTCTACGACATTATCTGTTTCTTTAGTCCATCCGGAGTAAAATCACTTTTTGATAATTTCCCGGATTTCAAACAGAACAAGACCCGAATCGCTGCCTTAGGGCCTACCACAGCCAAGGCTGTTATTGAAGCTAATCTGATTTTGGATATTGAAGCTCCTATGCCCAATGCTCCTTCGATGACCGGGGCTTTGGACCTGTACATCAAAAAAGCAAACGGTTTGAAATAA
- a CDS encoding PorP/SprF family type IX secretion system membrane protein, whose amino-acid sequence MQKTLYLFILLLLVSSGELWAQQDPQFSQYMYNQSFFNPAAVGHEGMTRFQLIHRQQYLGYQSSFSDDGGAPTTQLFTFQLPLPGIKSAVGLNVFNDQAGPQRNQEVQLAYAYRIPLGGERTLAFGAQGGLLIRTIDFDKLRARDPDDPLIGTGKVNDSNPDVAVGVHYSTPTYYVGASMIHLNQARYDFGQEAANNQAQQTFFVNGGYRYYVNEEVEINPSAIFKSDINTFSVEASLLAMWRNFVWVGAGWRQGDGIPVFAGVNWNRFRIGASYDIILGGVSAKSPGSYSILLSYGLPAPKPNKRIPVRTPRFRF is encoded by the coding sequence ATGCAAAAAACGCTATACCTATTTATACTTTTATTGTTGGTTTCTTCGGGTGAGTTGTGGGCTCAGCAAGACCCACAGTTTAGCCAATACATGTACAATCAGTCGTTTTTCAATCCGGCTGCTGTAGGGCATGAAGGCATGACGCGTTTTCAGCTTATTCACCGGCAACAATACCTTGGTTATCAGAGTAGTTTTTCGGATGATGGAGGAGCCCCTACTACACAATTATTTACCTTTCAGTTGCCTCTACCCGGTATTAAATCCGCAGTGGGTTTAAACGTATTCAATGATCAGGCTGGACCGCAGCGAAATCAGGAGGTTCAATTAGCCTACGCTTATCGTATACCCCTAGGGGGCGAACGTACGCTCGCATTTGGGGCTCAGGGTGGTCTATTGATTCGGACAATTGATTTCGATAAACTTCGGGCTCGCGATCCCGATGATCCATTGATTGGGACTGGAAAAGTGAATGATTCCAATCCTGATGTAGCCGTAGGCGTTCATTATTCCACACCGACCTATTACGTAGGAGCATCCATGATTCACCTGAATCAAGCCCGGTACGATTTTGGTCAGGAGGCGGCTAATAACCAAGCTCAACAAACCTTTTTCGTAAACGGTGGTTATCGCTATTACGTGAATGAAGAAGTAGAAATCAATCCATCGGCAATTTTTAAATCCGATATAAATACGTTTTCAGTGGAAGCTTCGTTGTTAGCGATGTGGCGTAATTTTGTTTGGGTAGGAGCAGGCTGGCGGCAGGGCGATGGTATCCCCGTATTTGCAGGGGTCAACTGGAATCGGTTTAGGATTGGTGCTTCGTATGATATAATTTTAGGCGGAGTAAGTGCTAAATCACCTGGGTCTTATTCCATACTGCTGAGTTACGGCTTACCAGCTCCTAAACCCAATAAGCGAATTCCCGTACGGACTCCACGTTTCCGTTTTTAA